A window of the Roseburia sp. 831b genome harbors these coding sequences:
- a CDS encoding motility protein A: protein MKLNKAGMTGFFMCFLAILFGISTNGGIQTVINYLHIPSFILTVGGALCAVLATADSFEDFWNGLKGIGIAFERKGNHLEEISELILDLSDIARREGLLSLEEKADSLTHPLLKKGINLIVDGTEPELARDILETEMDHKEENERKRVKFWEDFGAYAPAWGMIGTLIGLINMMKTMGTDATSIGSGMSLALITTLYGSVIANWLCIPIARKLDKNCAAEHLEMELVIEGVLSIQAGENSRIIKEKLKAILKEGALERLDNATKETTAA from the coding sequence ATGAAATTAAATAAAGCAGGCATGACTGGGTTTTTCATGTGTTTTTTAGCAATCCTGTTTGGAATATCAACCAATGGAGGCATTCAGACGGTAATCAACTATTTACATATTCCATCGTTTATTCTTACCGTCGGTGGAGCTTTATGTGCCGTTTTAGCGACGGCGGATTCGTTTGAAGATTTTTGGAATGGGTTAAAGGGAATTGGAATTGCTTTTGAGCGAAAAGGAAATCATCTGGAAGAAATTTCGGAACTGATTTTGGATTTGTCGGATATTGCAAGAAGAGAAGGCTTATTAAGTCTGGAAGAAAAAGCAGATTCCCTGACGCACCCGCTTTTGAAAAAAGGAATCAATCTTATTGTGGACGGAACAGAGCCGGAACTAGCCAGAGATATTTTGGAAACCGAGATGGATCACAAAGAAGAAAACGAAAGAAAACGTGTGAAGTTCTGGGAAGATTTTGGAGCGTATGCACCTGCATGGGGAATGATAGGAACCTTGATTGGCTTAATTAATATGATGAAAACCATGGGGACAGATGCAACCTCCATTGGTTCTGGAATGTCACTTGCCCTGATTACAACCTTATATGGTTCGGTTATTGCAAACTGGCTTTGTATTCCAATCGCAAGAAAATTGGATAAGAATTGCGCTGCGGAACATTTGGAGATGGAGCTTGTGATTGAGGGCGTGTTATCCATTCAGGCAGGCGAAAATTCGCGAATTATCAAGGAAAAATTAAAAGCAATCCTAAAAGAAGGCGCATTGGAGCGATTGGATAATGCCACAAAAGAGACAACTGCGGCATAG
- a CDS encoding helix-turn-helix domain-containing protein, translating into MEQEKIGLFIQQMRKENGLTQKDLAEKLHISDKTVSKWETGKGLPEVSLLVPLCSILQININELLSGEKLQNTEYARQAENHILTLLKENRENKKKNVISMMIGFLFLISGFAMMFFYTYYHMSWYIDVPAFLIGACLCIACVLLSTRTAKQDVVRLLKTIVIPIGVCVSIVAFVCVMSVIEDMSMLYVELAVLALPILYALITYVILAVIEQRMRK; encoded by the coding sequence ATGGAGCAAGAGAAAATAGGACTTTTTATCCAACAGATGCGAAAAGAGAATGGCTTGACGCAGAAAGACCTGGCAGAAAAGCTTCATATCAGTGACAAAACAGTTTCAAAATGGGAGACTGGAAAAGGATTACCGGAGGTAAGTTTGCTGGTTCCCTTATGTTCCATATTGCAGATTAACATCAATGAACTTTTATCTGGAGAGAAATTGCAGAACACGGAATATGCCAGACAGGCAGAAAATCATATTTTAACCTTATTAAAAGAGAACCGGGAAAACAAAAAGAAAAATGTGATATCCATGATGATTGGATTTCTGTTTCTAATATCAGGATTTGCCATGATGTTCTTTTACACCTATTATCACATGTCGTGGTATATAGATGTACCGGCATTTTTGATTGGAGCCTGCCTTTGTATTGCATGCGTGTTATTGTCAACAAGGACGGCAAAACAGGATGTGGTAAGGCTGCTCAAAACGATTGTGATTCCAATTGGTGTCTGCGTGAGTATCGTTGCATTTGTCTGTGTCATGTCAGTCATTGAGGATATGAGCATGTTGTATGTAGAACTTGCAGTACTGGCACTCCCGATTTTATATGCATTGATTACTTATGTCATTTTAGCAGTAATTGAGCAAAGAATGAGAAAATAG
- the ispD gene encoding 2-C-methyl-D-erythritol 4-phosphate cytidylyltransferase, with product MEKYTAIVLAAGVGKRMNSKIQKQYMLLGGKPVLFYALDAFEKSRVDEIILVVGKGEIEYCRKEIVEKYKFHKVTKIVEGGKERYHSVYEGLKAIDTADYVLIHDGARPFLNQQILARAMEAVKQYQACVVGMPVKDTIKITTEDGFSKETPERKHVWMIQTPQCFSYPLIFDVYQKMLQNEDTTITDDAMVLEKVKGLPVKMVEGSYRNIKITTPEDLLVAEAYLGDIFQDV from the coding sequence ATGGAAAAGTATACGGCAATTGTTTTGGCAGCAGGGGTTGGAAAACGCATGAACAGCAAGATACAGAAACAGTACATGCTGCTCGGTGGAAAACCCGTGCTGTTTTATGCCCTGGACGCATTTGAAAAAAGCAGGGTAGATGAAATCATTCTGGTTGTTGGCAAAGGAGAAATTGAATATTGCCGCAAAGAAATCGTGGAGAAATACAAGTTTCATAAGGTAACGAAAATTGTGGAGGGCGGAAAAGAGCGTTACCATTCTGTGTATGAAGGGTTAAAAGCGATAGATACAGCAGACTATGTCCTGATTCACGATGGTGCAAGGCCATTTTTGAATCAGCAGATTCTTGCGCGCGCAATGGAAGCGGTAAAACAGTATCAGGCGTGCGTGGTTGGTATGCCGGTAAAAGATACCATCAAGATTACAACAGAGGACGGATTCTCAAAGGAGACACCGGAGCGGAAACACGTATGGATGATTCAGACACCACAGTGTTTTTCTTATCCGTTGATTTTTGATGTTTACCAGAAAATGCTGCAAAATGAAGATACCACCATTACAGATGATGCAATGGTTCTTGAAAAAGTAAAAGGCCTTCCGGTTAAGATGGTAGAAGGAAGTTATCGGAATATTAAAATTACAACGCCGGAGGATTTGCTGGTTGCAGAAGCGTACTTAGGCGATATTTTTCAAGATGTATAA
- the tsaD gene encoding tRNA (adenosine(37)-N6)-threonylcarbamoyltransferase complex transferase subunit TsaD: MKGNNEVKILAIESSCDETAAAVVVNGRDVRSNVISSQIALHTLYGGVVPEIASRKHIEKINQVIEQALKDADTTLDEIDAIGVTYGPGLVGALLVGVAEAKAISYAKNIPLVGVHHIEGHISANYIENLELEPPFLCLVVSGGHTHLVKVLDYGKYEILGRTRDDAAGEAFDKVARAIGLGYPGGPKIEKVAQEGNPHAMEFPRAKIVDGPYDFSFSGLKSSVLNYLNGCQMKGIEIVQADVAASFQKAVTDVLVGNAMKAIDEFGMDKFAIAGGVASNGTLREEMRKACEKKGVKFYHPSPIFCTDNAAMIGVAAYYDFIAGQRDGLDLNAVPNLKLGER, translated from the coding sequence ATGAAGGGCAACAATGAAGTAAAAATTTTGGCAATAGAGAGTTCTTGTGATGAAACGGCAGCAGCCGTAGTTGTGAATGGGCGAGATGTCAGATCCAATGTAATCTCATCACAGATTGCATTACATACCTTATACGGTGGAGTAGTGCCTGAAATTGCTTCTAGAAAACATATCGAAAAAATAAACCAGGTGATTGAGCAGGCATTAAAAGACGCCGACACGACGTTAGATGAGATTGACGCGATCGGTGTCACATATGGTCCGGGGCTTGTGGGTGCCCTGTTGGTTGGTGTTGCAGAAGCAAAGGCAATCAGTTATGCAAAAAATATCCCATTAGTAGGAGTACATCATATCGAAGGACATATTAGCGCCAATTATATTGAAAACCTGGAGCTAGAGCCACCATTTTTATGCCTTGTGGTTTCTGGCGGACATACACATCTGGTGAAAGTATTGGATTATGGAAAATATGAGATACTAGGCAGAACCAGAGATGATGCAGCAGGCGAGGCGTTTGATAAAGTGGCAAGAGCGATTGGTCTGGGATATCCGGGTGGACCGAAGATTGAGAAAGTGGCACAGGAAGGCAATCCGCACGCGATGGAATTCCCAAGAGCCAAAATTGTAGACGGTCCTTATGATTTTAGTTTCAGTGGACTTAAGTCTTCTGTACTAAATTATCTCAACGGTTGCCAGATGAAAGGCATTGAGATTGTGCAGGCAGATGTAGCAGCATCCTTCCAGAAAGCGGTAACGGATGTTCTGGTAGGAAATGCAATGAAGGCAATCGATGAATTCGGAATGGACAAGTTCGCAATTGCAGGTGGAGTGGCATCGAACGGAACTTTGCGGGAAGAGATGCGAAAGGCCTGTGAAAAGAAAGGTGTGAAATTCTATCATCCATCGCCGATCTTTTGTACTGATAATGCAGCGATGATTGGCGTGGCGGCATATTACGATTTTATTGCAGGACAAAGAGACGGGCTGGATTTGAATGCAGTTCCAAATCTCAAACTGGGAGAGCGATAA
- a CDS encoding DUF6715 family protein, protein MKKVRVLVVSIICISLIVGYYYYLSAKNTASTEEKVTLTETDKLITKDLKNDYPSTPREVIKFYNRILKCYYDGDYTDEQLEELADQARMLMDNELLENNPRDQFLQSLKADIASYAENSKTISQTSVCGSNDVEYKTIDGDECAYVTASYFVKQKNEFTRTNQQYVLRKDDDGNWKILVFYQIEGDSSK, encoded by the coding sequence ATGAAAAAAGTTCGTGTTTTGGTGGTTTCTATTATTTGTATTAGTCTGATTGTAGGTTACTATTATTATCTGTCTGCAAAAAACACAGCAAGTACAGAGGAAAAAGTGACATTAACAGAGACGGATAAGCTTATTACCAAAGATTTGAAAAATGACTATCCGTCAACGCCGCGTGAAGTTATCAAATTTTACAACCGTATTTTGAAATGCTACTATGATGGTGATTACACAGACGAGCAGTTAGAAGAATTAGCAGACCAGGCAAGAATGCTTATGGACAATGAGTTACTGGAAAACAATCCAAGAGATCAGTTTTTGCAGTCGCTAAAAGCGGATATTGCGTCTTATGCGGAAAATTCCAAGACGATTTCGCAGACTTCCGTGTGTGGCAGTAATGATGTAGAGTATAAGACGATAGATGGGGATGAGTGTGCCTATGTGACAGCTTCCTATTTTGTAAAACAAAAGAATGAGTTTACGCGCACGAATCAACAATATGTATTAAGAAAAGATGACGATGGAAACTGGAAGATTCTGGTATTCTATCAGATAGAAGGAGATTCTTCAAAATGA
- a CDS encoding ribonuclease Z, producing the protein MLDVCLLGTAGMMPLPNRWLTAAMMRYNGSSLLIDCGEGTQIAIKEKGLSFKPIDVICFTHYHADHISGLPGLLLTMGNADRTEPLTMVGPKGLERVVGALRMIAPELPFEIKYIELTEPEVDLELNGYQIHAFRVNHNITCYGYSVEIKRAGRFEVERANEHQIPKKYWSVLQRGESVTEDGKTYTPDMVLGPQRKGIKVTYCTDTRPTESLVRSAGQSDLLICEGMYAEKEKIAKAKQYKHMTFYEAADVAAKANVKEMWLTHFSPSLVRAEEYMPQVRKIFESSYLGKDGKSVELMFDDEAGCNSQPEK; encoded by the coding sequence ATGTTAGACGTTTGTCTTTTAGGAACGGCGGGAATGATGCCGCTTCCAAATCGTTGGTTAACAGCGGCGATGATGCGTTATAACGGCAGCAGTCTGTTGATTGACTGTGGTGAGGGAACGCAGATTGCAATCAAGGAAAAAGGTCTTTCGTTTAAACCGATTGACGTCATTTGTTTTACACATTATCATGCGGATCATATCAGTGGGTTGCCGGGACTGCTTCTTACCATGGGAAATGCAGACCGAACCGAACCGCTTACGATGGTGGGACCAAAAGGATTGGAAAGGGTAGTCGGTGCACTTCGCATGATTGCACCGGAACTCCCTTTTGAAATAAAATATATTGAGCTTACAGAGCCGGAAGTGGACTTGGAATTGAATGGATATCAGATTCATGCATTCCGTGTCAATCATAACATTACCTGTTATGGCTACTCTGTGGAAATTAAGCGGGCAGGAAGATTTGAGGTAGAGCGTGCGAATGAGCACCAGATTCCAAAGAAATACTGGAGCGTTCTTCAGCGTGGGGAAAGTGTGACAGAAGATGGCAAGACTTATACCCCGGATATGGTGTTAGGACCACAGCGAAAGGGAATCAAAGTGACTTACTGTACCGACACAAGACCGACAGAGTCGCTGGTTCGTTCGGCGGGCCAGTCTGATTTGCTTATCTGTGAAGGTATGTATGCAGAAAAAGAAAAGATAGCAAAAGCAAAACAATACAAACACATGACGTTCTACGAGGCAGCGGATGTCGCAGCGAAGGCGAACGTAAAAGAAATGTGGCTGACGCATTTTTCACCTTCCCTTGTGAGGGCAGAAGAATATATGCCACAGGTACGCAAGATATTTGAATCATCTTATCTTGGAAAAGACGGAAAGAGTGTGGAACTGATGTTCGATGATGAAGCTGGTTGCAACAGTCAACCGGAGAAATGA
- the rimI gene encoding ribosomal protein S18-alanine N-acetyltransferase, with the protein MITVRTMQLKDTEAVSALEREIFSMPWSKKGFEESLNSGHAVFFVAEEQNKIIGYCGMIVSIDEGEITNVAVAQTERCRGVGAQLIKAVLAEAEKRSIGRLVLEVRVSNESAIRLYERNGFRNCGVRPNFYEKPKEDAYIMIYGQ; encoded by the coding sequence ATGATTACCGTAAGAACGATGCAATTGAAAGATACAGAGGCGGTCAGTGCATTAGAACGAGAGATTTTTTCCATGCCATGGAGCAAAAAAGGATTTGAAGAATCCTTAAATTCCGGCCATGCCGTTTTTTTCGTGGCAGAGGAGCAGAATAAAATCATAGGTTACTGCGGGATGATTGTCTCAATTGATGAAGGGGAAATCACAAATGTAGCAGTGGCACAGACAGAGCGCTGCCGTGGAGTGGGTGCACAGCTGATTAAGGCGGTTTTGGCCGAGGCAGAGAAGCGTTCCATTGGCAGGCTGGTGTTAGAAGTAAGAGTATCGAACGAGAGCGCGATTCGTCTCTATGAGAGAAACGGATTCCGCAATTGTGGTGTCCGCCCGAACTTCTATGAAAAACCGAAAGAAGATGCCTATATTATGATATATGGCCAGTAA
- the tsaB gene encoding tRNA (adenosine(37)-N6)-threonylcarbamoyltransferase complex dimerization subunit type 1 TsaB: MKILGLDSSGLVASVAIVEDDNLLGEYTVNYKKTHSQTLLPMLDEIAKMIELDLNSIDAIAIAGGPGSFTGLRIGSATAKGLGLALKKPIVNVPTVDGIAYNLVGYRDMVCPLMDARRNQTYTGLYRFDGDKMEVVLEQCAVGIDEIVGKINTIGQSVVFLGDGVPVFRDYLKENCKVPYLFAPAHMNKQRAGAVAVLGMQYFKEGRIETAEEHKPEYLRLSQAERERLEKDQQQ, translated from the coding sequence ATGAAAATATTAGGATTAGACAGCTCTGGGCTGGTTGCAAGTGTGGCAATCGTAGAGGATGATAATCTGTTAGGAGAATATACCGTCAATTATAAGAAAACACATTCTCAGACTTTGCTGCCTATGTTAGATGAGATTGCCAAAATGATTGAATTGGACCTTAATAGCATCGATGCCATTGCGATTGCAGGGGGACCAGGGTCTTTTACCGGACTTCGAATTGGTTCTGCAACAGCGAAGGGATTAGGATTGGCGTTAAAAAAGCCAATTGTAAATGTGCCAACCGTGGATGGTATTGCCTATAACCTTGTCGGATACCGGGATATGGTATGTCCGTTGATGGATGCGAGAAGAAATCAGACTTACACGGGTCTTTACCGATTTGATGGAGATAAGATGGAGGTTGTGCTAGAGCAGTGTGCAGTTGGAATTGATGAAATTGTAGGAAAAATTAATACAATAGGACAATCGGTTGTCTTTTTGGGAGATGGAGTACCGGTCTTTCGGGATTATCTGAAAGAAAACTGCAAAGTACCGTACCTGTTTGCACCGGCACATATGAATAAGCAAAGGGCAGGCGCAGTGGCAGTCCTTGGAATGCAGTATTTTAAGGAAGGCCGTATTGAGACCGCAGAGGAACATAAACCAGAATATTTAAGACTTTCCCAGGCAGAGCGGGAGAGATTAGAAAAGGATCAACAGCAATGA
- the tsaE gene encoding tRNA (adenosine(37)-N6)-threonylcarbamoyltransferase complex ATPase subunit type 1 TsaE: MEKVKIYETNSWEETHALGKELGEKALPGEVYTLVGDLGVGKTVLTQGIADGLGIQEPICSPTFTIVQVYEEGRMPFYHFDVYRISDIEEMDEIGYEDYFYGQGLTMIEWANLIEEILPEKRREITIEKDLEKGFDYRKITIVDKEK, encoded by the coding sequence ATGGAAAAAGTAAAAATCTATGAGACAAACTCCTGGGAAGAGACACATGCGCTTGGAAAAGAGCTTGGCGAAAAAGCTTTGCCAGGGGAGGTATATACGTTAGTCGGTGATTTGGGCGTTGGAAAAACGGTGCTGACACAGGGAATAGCGGATGGACTTGGAATTCAGGAACCAATCTGCAGCCCGACTTTTACAATCGTGCAGGTTTATGAAGAAGGGCGTATGCCGTTTTACCATTTTGATGTGTACCGGATTAGCGATATTGAAGAGATGGATGAGATTGGTTACGAAGACTATTTTTATGGCCAGGGATTAACCATGATTGAGTGGGCGAACCTTATCGAGGAAATCCTGCCCGAAAAGCGCCGTGAGATTACGATTGAAAAGGATTTGGAAAAAGGATTTGATTATCGTAAGATTACGATTGTTGACAAAGAAAAATAG
- a CDS encoding YcxB family protein — translation MPIEFDIKLQPKDMYRFNMYQTYSGFHGIMSIVIAIFVFIAAVLTRGKVEMTYTILYVCFGILFLVYMPVTLWMRSKHAIATSEVLKGVLHYSLEEDGVHVSQGGESAVLPWEQVYKMVSTKSNVLIYSTRLNAYVIPREQLGAQYDKVAELAKQKLEKYRVNMK, via the coding sequence ATGCCAATAGAATTTGATATCAAATTACAGCCAAAGGATATGTATCGTTTTAATATGTACCAGACCTATTCCGGCTTTCATGGAATTATGTCGATTGTGATTGCAATTTTTGTTTTTATCGCAGCAGTTCTTACACGTGGAAAGGTTGAGATGACATACACCATATTATATGTATGTTTTGGAATTCTTTTTCTTGTTTATATGCCAGTTACGTTATGGATGCGCTCGAAACATGCCATTGCAACATCGGAGGTTCTAAAAGGTGTGTTACATTATTCCTTAGAGGAGGATGGTGTGCATGTCTCACAGGGCGGGGAAAGCGCAGTTTTGCCATGGGAGCAGGTTTATAAGATGGTTTCCACAAAGAGCAATGTACTGATTTACAGTACAAGGCTGAATGCGTATGTGATTCCAAGGGAACAGTTAGGGGCACAGTACGATAAGGTGGCAGAGCTTGCAAAACAGAAATTAGAAAAGTATCGTGTCAATATGAAATAA
- a CDS encoding ECF transporter S component: MQTTTNTNTHKRVNVRYLTVTAMLTAIAYILMFFDFSVPFIMPEFIKMDLSELPALIGSFAMGPLCGVLICLLKNVLHLAITTTGGVGELSNFLLGAAFVVPAGLIYKHKKSRKSALIGSLLGDLFMGVFSIVSNYLLVYPFYYNFMPKETILNAYQAILPQMKSILQCLICFNLPFTMVKGLLSVVITFLIYKHISPILKGRNA; the protein is encoded by the coding sequence ATGCAGACAACAACAAACACCAACACACACAAAAGGGTAAACGTGCGTTACCTGACCGTAACAGCGATGCTGACAGCAATCGCATACATTTTAATGTTTTTTGATTTTAGCGTTCCGTTTATTATGCCGGAATTCATCAAGATGGATTTATCCGAACTCCCGGCATTGATTGGATCTTTTGCGATGGGACCTCTTTGTGGTGTACTCATCTGTTTACTTAAAAATGTACTTCATCTTGCAATTACCACAACAGGCGGTGTGGGGGAACTTTCCAATTTCCTTTTAGGAGCAGCCTTTGTCGTGCCGGCAGGTTTGATTTATAAGCACAAGAAGTCAAGAAAAAGCGCTCTTATCGGTTCTTTACTTGGCGATTTGTTCATGGGCGTGTTCAGTATCGTGTCGAATTACTTATTGGTTTATCCGTTTTACTACAACTTCATGCCTAAAGAAACCATTTTAAATGCTTATCAGGCGATTTTGCCACAGATGAAATCTATTTTACAGTGTTTAATCTGCTTTAACCTTCCATTTACCATGGTAAAAGGATTGTTATCTGTTGTGATTACATTTTTGATTTACAAACACATTTCTCCGATTTTAAAAGGAAGAAATGCTTAA
- a CDS encoding Tex family protein — translation MDIIAKIAEELGIKKSQADAAVKLIDEGNTIPFIARYRKEVTGALNDEVLRNLYDRLNYLRNLEEKKETVLKTIEEQGKLTEELKSQILAAETLVVVEDLYRPYRPKRRTRATIAKEKGLEPLAELILAQNLTTSLLEEAAKFVNPEKEVASQEDAIAGAKDIIAESISDEADYRIHIRDLTVKKGRITSTAKDPEAESVYEMYYEFDEPVAKLAGHRILALNRGEAEKILTVKIEAPEEDILQYLEKKVITNDNKETTPVLKEVVADAYSRLIGPAIEREIRSDLTERAEDGAIKVFGKNLEQLLMQPPIANQVVLGWDPAFRTGCKLAVVDPTGKVLDTAVIYPTAPQNKVEEAKVVLKKLISKYHITLISLGNGTASRESEQIIVDLLKEIPVKVQYIIVNEAGASVYSASKLATEEFPNFDVGQRSATSMARRLQDPLAELVKIDPKSIGVGQYQHDMNQKKLSEALSGVVEDCVNKVGVDLNTASASLLEYISGISKAIAKNIVTYREENGKFESRSQLLKVAKLGPKAYEQCAGFMRILEGKNPLDATGVHPESYDATKKLLDKLGYTMEDVKKRKLDGISKKIADYKQLAEELGIGEITLQDIVKELEKPARDPREDMPKPILRSDVLEMKDLTPGMVLKGTVRNVIDFGAFVDIGVHQDGLVHISEICDRYISHPLETVSVGDVVDVQVLSVDLKKQRIQLTMKIGGGKPEAQKKEERKEKEKEKNSNRNTNKNRSQNGKNQNDRRKNDRGHKGNSFFDGIKLDS, via the coding sequence ATGGATATCATAGCAAAAATTGCCGAGGAACTCGGAATTAAGAAAAGTCAGGCAGATGCCGCAGTAAAATTGATTGATGAAGGGAACACCATCCCGTTTATTGCCCGTTATCGAAAAGAAGTAACCGGAGCATTAAATGATGAGGTGCTCCGTAATTTATACGACAGACTGAATTATCTGCGCAATTTAGAGGAGAAGAAAGAGACCGTTTTAAAGACCATCGAAGAGCAGGGAAAACTGACAGAAGAATTAAAAAGTCAGATTTTAGCAGCCGAAACGCTTGTGGTTGTAGAGGATTTGTATCGTCCATATCGTCCGAAACGTAGAACACGTGCGACGATTGCAAAAGAAAAAGGCTTAGAGCCACTTGCAGAGCTGATTTTGGCACAGAATCTTACAACATCCCTGTTAGAAGAGGCAGCCAAATTCGTAAATCCGGAAAAAGAGGTTGCATCCCAAGAGGACGCAATCGCCGGAGCGAAGGATATCATCGCAGAGTCCATTTCCGACGAGGCAGATTACCGTATTCATATCCGTGATTTAACGGTTAAAAAGGGACGGATTACCTCCACAGCAAAAGATCCGGAAGCAGAATCTGTTTATGAGATGTATTACGAATTTGATGAGCCGGTTGCAAAACTGGCAGGTCATCGAATCCTTGCGTTAAACCGTGGAGAAGCAGAGAAGATTTTAACGGTAAAAATCGAGGCTCCGGAAGAAGATATTTTACAGTATTTAGAGAAAAAAGTTATAACAAATGACAATAAAGAGACGACCCCTGTCTTAAAAGAAGTGGTTGCAGATGCATATTCCAGATTAATCGGACCTGCAATCGAGCGTGAAATTCGAAGTGACCTTACCGAGCGCGCAGAGGATGGTGCAATCAAGGTGTTTGGCAAGAACTTAGAGCAGCTTTTGATGCAGCCGCCAATTGCAAACCAGGTTGTGTTAGGATGGGACCCGGCATTCCGTACCGGATGTAAGCTTGCAGTGGTAGATCCGACCGGAAAAGTATTAGATACGGCAGTCATTTACCCGACCGCACCACAGAATAAGGTAGAAGAGGCAAAAGTTGTTCTAAAGAAACTGATTTCCAAATATCACATTACCTTAATTTCCCTTGGAAATGGAACCGCCTCCCGTGAATCCGAACAGATTATTGTGGATTTGTTAAAAGAGATTCCGGTAAAAGTACAGTACATCATTGTAAATGAGGCAGGAGCATCCGTTTATTCCGCGAGCAAACTTGCAACCGAGGAGTTCCCGAACTTTGACGTAGGACAAAGAAGTGCGACTTCTATGGCAAGACGTTTACAGGACCCACTGGCAGAACTTGTAAAAATAGATCCAAAATCCATCGGTGTCGGTCAGTATCAGCATGATATGAACCAGAAGAAACTCAGCGAAGCGTTAAGCGGAGTTGTGGAGGACTGTGTGAATAAAGTAGGGGTCGACTTAAATACAGCGTCCGCATCCTTACTCGAATATATTTCCGGTATCAGCAAAGCGATCGCCAAAAATATCGTGACTTACCGGGAAGAAAATGGAAAATTTGAGTCCCGTTCCCAGCTTTTAAAAGTTGCAAAACTTGGACCAAAAGCTTATGAACAGTGTGCCGGTTTCATGCGAATCTTAGAAGGTAAAAATCCGCTGGATGCAACAGGTGTCCACCCGGAGAGCTACGATGCAACCAAGAAATTATTAGACAAGCTTGGCTATACGATGGAAGATGTCAAAAAGCGTAAGTTAGATGGCATTTCAAAGAAAATCGCAGATTACAAACAGCTTGCCGAAGAACTTGGCATTGGCGAAATTACGTTACAGGATATTGTAAAAGAGTTGGAAAAACCAGCGCGTGACCCACGTGAGGACATGCCAAAGCCAATTTTGCGAAGCGATGTCTTAGAAATGAAAGATTTAACACCGGGAATGGTATTAAAGGGAACTGTCCGTAACGTAATCGATTTCGGTGCATTTGTCGATATCGGTGTTCACCAGGATGGTCTTGTGCACATTTCAGAAATTTGTGACCGCTATATTTCACACCCATTAGAAACAGTCAGTGTAGGGGATGTTGTGGACGTCCAGGTGCTTTCCGTTGATTTGAAAAAGCAGCGTATCCAGCTTACCATGAAAATTGGTGGTGGAAAGCCGGAAGCACAGAAGAAGGAAGAGCGAAAAGAAAAGGAAAAAGAAAAGAATTCAAATCGCAATACCAACAAGAACCGTTCGCAGAATGGAAAGAATCAGAACGACCGCAGAAAAAATGACAGAGGACACAAGGGAAACAGTTTCTTTGACGGCATTAAATTAGATTCTTAA
- a CDS encoding DUF2752 domain-containing protein — MVQEKKIENGLFVAGWCVIGVGFLYWLFAEKLGFHLGKFLLPCVFHQLTGIYCPGCGGTRASIALLQGHFIKSFLYHPFVPYTFVVGGWFLLSQTIERLSRGKVRIGMRYRDCYLWISLVIIGINVIVKDALLLGLGVDVLAKIG; from the coding sequence ATGGTACAAGAGAAAAAAATAGAGAACGGGCTGTTTGTGGCAGGCTGGTGCGTTATTGGAGTTGGATTTTTATATTGGCTTTTCGCAGAAAAACTAGGATTTCACCTTGGGAAATTTTTACTCCCGTGCGTGTTTCATCAGTTGACAGGGATATACTGTCCGGGGTGCGGTGGAACAAGGGCGTCCATTGCCCTGTTGCAAGGACATTTTATAAAATCTTTTCTCTATCACCCCTTTGTTCCATATACATTTGTAGTTGGAGGATGGTTTTTGCTTAGCCAGACGATCGAGCGTCTCTCCAGAGGAAAAGTGAGAATCGGGATGCGTTACCGCGACTGCTATCTATGGATTTCGCTTGTGATTATTGGAATCAATGTCATCGTAAAAGATGCCCTGCTGCTTGGACTTGGCGTGGATGTTTTGGCGAAGATTGGATAA